Proteins found in one Pseudoxanthomonas sp. SL93 genomic segment:
- a CDS encoding alpha/beta hydrolase — translation MEVILRDASPNLVDNFQIIPSDRVPMRMYWGARKTKPGFGVPVVLMSERCSGRPECKLLPPSGVARSATAWLEPGRARGTARLVLGHAIRTKGVYTGSNYWPLAEDSSAFYAAALDDSPIRRLSIWNLLGGREMGRRAGVYLLEDYDPKKRTLVMIHGLGSSPVTWARLSNAVWADPELRASYQIWQVVYETNEPILVARHRVKQHLDAAWEVLDPSGTAPARHHMVLLGHSMGGAISRLLMAQSNDAVWNAAFTKPVASLAGSSEDIRYLEAMFRFDPYPGVRRGVFLASPHQGSPTAGSFIGRTFNRLVGRRSPELASLQRVAAANEEAIPLGLRDYFLRENINSITTLRRDQPVMAAARALTIPCATPFHTIAGHRANSSPPGDGIVPLDSAILPGAASTLVIEAGHNVHEYDEAIAEVVRILHLDLSGTAQASCGLMHDADTG, via the coding sequence ATGGAAGTCATCCTGCGAGATGCGTCACCCAATCTGGTTGACAACTTTCAGATCATTCCCTCTGATCGGGTACCGATGCGTATGTACTGGGGAGCGAGAAAGACGAAGCCCGGCTTCGGTGTACCGGTTGTCCTCATGTCGGAACGGTGCAGCGGACGGCCCGAGTGCAAGCTGTTACCTCCTTCCGGAGTGGCCCGGTCTGCAACTGCCTGGCTTGAACCTGGCAGAGCAAGGGGCACTGCGCGCCTGGTACTGGGTCACGCCATCAGAACCAAGGGCGTTTACACAGGCTCCAACTATTGGCCCCTTGCCGAGGACAGTTCAGCGTTCTATGCAGCGGCACTGGACGACTCCCCTATTCGACGCCTCTCCATCTGGAATCTGCTCGGAGGGCGAGAGATGGGGCGACGGGCTGGAGTCTATCTGCTTGAAGACTATGACCCGAAGAAGCGCACACTGGTGATGATTCATGGCCTGGGCAGCAGTCCTGTGACGTGGGCCCGCCTGTCCAACGCTGTCTGGGCTGATCCCGAGCTTCGCGCCAGCTACCAGATCTGGCAGGTCGTCTACGAGACAAATGAACCCATCTTGGTGGCCCGACACAGGGTGAAGCAGCATCTGGATGCTGCATGGGAAGTCCTGGATCCCTCGGGGACCGCACCGGCGAGGCATCACATGGTACTCCTTGGTCACAGTATGGGCGGCGCGATCTCACGGCTGCTCATGGCTCAATCGAACGACGCCGTCTGGAATGCCGCCTTCACCAAACCCGTGGCATCCCTCGCCGGTAGCTCTGAAGATATACGGTACCTGGAAGCAATGTTTCGCTTCGATCCTTATCCCGGTGTAAGGCGCGGGGTATTTCTGGCGTCTCCGCATCAAGGCAGCCCGACCGCCGGTTCCTTCATTGGGCGAACCTTCAATCGCCTAGTGGGACGACGCAGTCCGGAGTTGGCATCCCTGCAGCGGGTCGCGGCCGCCAATGAAGAGGCGATACCGTTAGGCCTGAGAGACTACTTTCTCCGGGAGAACATCAACAGCATCACGACACTCAGGCGCGATCAGCCCGTCATGGCGGCTGCCAGAGCGTTGACCATTCCGTGCGCGACCCCATTCCATACCATTGCAGGACACCGCGCGAACAGTTCACCACCCGGCGATGGCATCGTGCCTCTCGACAGCGCTATCCTGCCTGGCGCAGCTTCAACTCTGGTAATCGAAGCTGGCCACAATGTACACGAGTACGACGAAGCGATCGCAGAGGTCGTACGCATACTTCATCTGGATCTTTCCGGAACCGCACAAGCCTCCTGCGGACTCATGCATGACGCCGATACTGGCTAG
- a CDS encoding AraC family transcriptional regulator, whose product MISRIPTRLLIEASAQHLREDKDEVILRNCFGARDPFVESMLNLLARELSLPEHPVQPLVAEHLSCALAAHLVHRFNANVGHLASSSDALHPSALSRVLDFIHGSPDADIALTDLACIAQVSRFHFSRLFKRSTGTSPMAYLERVRMLRARKLLTETRTAIASVAAMTGFTDQSQFARRFKLYFGYSPSDYVKQIIRGGRQADHREWYPGRLKGTNLPVRAIRS is encoded by the coding sequence GTGATCTCCCGCATTCCCACCAGGTTGCTTATCGAGGCATCCGCCCAACACCTGCGAGAGGATAAGGACGAGGTCATCCTAAGAAACTGCTTTGGTGCACGCGATCCTTTTGTTGAGTCGATGCTGAATTTGCTTGCAAGAGAGCTGTCGCTTCCGGAGCATCCGGTCCAGCCGCTCGTCGCCGAACACCTCTCCTGTGCGCTGGCGGCGCATCTCGTACACCGCTTCAATGCCAACGTCGGCCACCTCGCGTCAAGTAGTGATGCTCTTCATCCAAGCGCACTCTCTCGTGTTCTTGACTTCATACACGGTAGTCCAGACGCGGATATCGCCCTTACGGATCTGGCGTGTATCGCGCAGGTCAGCAGGTTCCACTTCTCCCGCCTGTTCAAGCGGAGCACGGGCACCTCACCCATGGCCTATCTTGAGCGTGTAAGGATGCTTAGAGCACGCAAGCTTCTTACGGAGACAAGAACAGCTATCGCGTCGGTAGCGGCAATGACGGGGTTTACGGACCAGTCCCAGTTTGCAAGGCGGTTCAAGCTCTACTTTGGGTATTCGCCTTCCGATTACGTAAAGCAGATTATCCGGGGTGGCAGGCAGGCGGACCACCGTGAATGGTATCCAGGACGACTGAAGGGCACGAATCTTCCTGTACGCGCAATCAGATCCTAG
- a CDS encoding AraC family transcriptional regulator — MRTQALASAVEGIRDLVGVPPPVSPYVLRGGTQLTGRWQNGSFEGRLPPLSEHVIAATYAGGVNVKAVIDGKKVSLAQGPGVVTIAPRGQGGAWSINGNIEVSNVLLSQDRLASCADQLAEGRTMEIQARVGHSDPKLFQLMKLLCDEIEWPQMHSTLFLEHAIDLVCLQLLRSHSTLGTLAFKPQKGLAHWQVRRVISYMREHIGTDITLQDLANVVSMSRFHFCGAFRAATGVPPHEYLTRMRMKVACDLLEHSGLHVKDVGHAVGYTTSSAFTSAFHRIMRCTPSQYRRHA; from the coding sequence ATGAGGACTCAAGCACTAGCCAGCGCAGTCGAAGGTATCCGCGACCTGGTTGGCGTCCCGCCGCCGGTATCGCCGTACGTTCTGAGAGGGGGCACGCAGCTGACCGGTCGCTGGCAGAACGGCTCGTTTGAAGGAAGGTTGCCTCCCCTGTCGGAACATGTCATTGCGGCAACCTATGCCGGAGGAGTGAATGTCAAGGCCGTGATCGACGGAAAGAAGGTATCCCTCGCGCAAGGACCAGGCGTTGTCACGATCGCGCCGCGTGGACAAGGAGGAGCATGGAGCATCAATGGGAATATCGAAGTTTCCAATGTTCTACTCAGTCAAGACAGGCTTGCTTCGTGTGCCGACCAGTTGGCCGAGGGCCGTACTATGGAGATCCAAGCGCGAGTTGGACACTCCGACCCCAAGTTGTTCCAGCTTATGAAGCTGCTTTGCGATGAAATTGAGTGGCCGCAAATGCACTCAACCCTTTTTCTTGAACATGCGATCGATCTGGTGTGCCTGCAGCTTCTTCGGTCTCACTCGACCTTGGGCACGCTGGCCTTCAAGCCGCAGAAGGGCCTGGCACATTGGCAGGTGCGACGGGTCATCTCTTACATGAGGGAGCATATAGGCACCGACATCACCCTCCAGGACTTGGCAAACGTGGTCAGCATGAGCAGGTTCCACTTCTGCGGGGCCTTTCGCGCTGCGACGGGCGTGCCACCCCATGAATACTTGACGCGCATGAGGATGAAAGTTGCATGCGATCTGCTGGAACATTCCGGATTGCACGTAAAGGATGTCGGCCATGCCGTTGGCTATACGACGTCCTCCGCGTTCACCTCGGCCTTCCACCGGATCATGAGGTGCACGCCTAGCCAGTATCGGCGTCATGCATGA